The DNA region AATCCCCATCTCGCACTCCTTGACGGCTGGCGCTCGAATCGTTTTAGTTTGGAGGTCGAGCCGGCGGTTTTCAGGGTTGTCAGTCGAATGGTCGTCGCCTAGAGTCGGCGCATGAAAACGAAAATACTGACTGGCACATGGCTGACTGTTCTGGTGGCAGCAGGCGCGTTGGGGCAATTCGCGAACGCGGCCGACCTGACCGCGTTTCAGCTTGCCAAGGAGGGCAATCGCTACGTCAGCGACGAAGCGAAGGACAAAATCGTCCAGATTCGCTCGGATAAATCGGTTGGCTCCATGACACCCATCATCTGGTATGTAGTTTATTTTGACCAGGACGCCAAGTTCAGAGCGACGGAAGTCAAATTCGGCGCGGGCAAAAAGCTCGAAGTCACCCGGCCGATGCGCATGTTCGAACGAATCGGCCGCGATTACAAGGCGCTGAATACGAAAGATCTGAAAATCGACTCGGACAAGGCGTTGGAAACCGCCCTCAAAGATCCACTGCTCGAAAAATTGACGATGAAGGCCTCGCAAATGTGGCTCGACCGTGGCGAGGAAGGTCCCACGTGGCGAGTCCGGCTGTGGGCCGCCAAGTTGAGGAACCCCAACGACCAGGCTGACATCGGACAAATTTTCATCTCGGCGGAAGACGGCAAGGTGTTGCGCCGGGATCTTCGTATCAACCGCGTTGACTAACGCGGCTTGAAACGTGACCGCGTTGCCGCAAAGGCCGCCGAACTATGACGTCGTTGTCGTGGGCGGCGCTCTGGCCGGGGCGGCGACCGCCATTCTCCTGCTGCGCGAGCAGCCGAAGCTGCGGGTGTTGATTGTCGAGAAGGCGGCGGCCTTCGCACGGCGTGTGGGCGAGGCAACGGTCGAGGTCAGCGGTTACTTTCTGAGCCGGGTGCTGGGATTGACCCAGCACCTGAACGAAGCGCATCTCGTGAAGCAGGGGATGCGCTTTTGGTTTTTTAACGGGCAGACGAAGTCGCTGGCCGATTGCAGCGAGATCGGCGGCCGTTATCTGGCGCGTGTGCCAGCCTATCAGGTGGATCGCGCCGTGCTCGACGAGGAGGTTCTGCGCCGCGCCTGTGCGCTCGGAGCCGAATTGTGGCGTCCTGCCAACGTGGGAAGAATCGTGCTCAACGCGGGCGGAGAACAAACCGTGGAGGTGAAACGGCACGAACGAACAGAATCCGTCCGGGCGCGCTGGGTGGTGGACGCCTCTGGCATCGCGGCGGTACTCGCGCGCCAGGAAGGCTGGTGGCGGCCAAACACCGCGCATCCCACAACCGCCGTCTGGGCGCGTTGGACCGGCGTCAAGGACTGGGATGGTTTGGAACTCGCCGGAAAATTTCCGGACTGGGCAAAGACATGCCACGGTATTCGCGCGACGGCCACGAACCACTTTACCGGCGACGGCTGGTGGGCCTGGTGCATCCCACTGAAAGGCGGCGACGTGAGCGTGGGCGTGGTGTTCGACCAGCGCCGGGTGCACTGGCCGGAGGGCGGGCAGCTCGGAGACCGGTTAAAACATTTTCTGAGGCAGCATCCCGTGGCGCGGGAAATACTCGATGACGCCACGTGGCGGGAGGGCGATGTGCACTGGCGCAAGAACCTTGCGTATTGGAGCACGATATTCGCGGGGGACGGCTTTGCCCTGGTTGGTGACGCCTCAGCGTTTCTTGACCCGCTTTACAGTCCGGGCATGGACTGGGTTTCCTTCACTGCGAGCGCCAGCGCTAAGTTGATTCTGTCTCAGCAGCGTGGAGAAGACATCGCGGCCGCGCTGGCGAAGCACAACCGGGATTTCGCGCAAAGCTATCAGCGTTGGTCCACGGCTCTTTACCTGGACAAGTACGAGTACCTGGGAGAATACGACTTGATGCGCCTGGCCTTCCTTCTCGACCTGGGTCTCTACTACCTCGGCGTGGCGTCGCAGCCATACAAATACGGCGCCGCCGCGCTAAGTGAGCCGGTATTCGCCTCGCCGGTCTCGGCACCGTTCTTCCACCTGATGCGTCTGTACAATCGGCGCCTGGCGCGAATTGCGCGCCGCCGCCGCGAACGCGGCCGGCTGGGAAGGAGGAACGCGGGTCGTAGTTTCATGTTCAAGGGCTACACTTTTTCGCGCTCAAGCGTGCTGCCGGTTTTCAGCGCATTGGCCGGCTGGTTGTTGCTGGAAATCCGGGAAGGGTGGCGAAGTTGGGGGCGCCCGCGCGTGGCGGAGAAACAGCCGGATCGACTGCTGATTCCCGTTGGCGGCACCACGCCGCATCAATGATCACGGACAAAAACGAGCAGATACCGGCGCGCCTTGCCCCGCATCGTCCGTTGACGGAGTTTTATCCGACGGCAGCCCAGCGGGCGCGTTACGTCGGCGATTTGTTCGACCGTGCCGCGGGCGATTACGACTGGATGAGCGGCGCAATGTCATGGGGGACCGACCGCCGGTATCGCCGCAGCGCACTGCGGCAGGCGGGGCTTCGGCCGGGCCTGCGGGTGCTCGACGTTGCCACCGGGACCGGTTTGGTGGCGCAAGCCGCGCTGGACCTCGGCATTCCGGCTGATGATCTGACCGGGCTGGATCCGAGTCGCGGCATGCTGTCTGAAAACCAGAGAAGGCACGCGTATCAACTGATGCAGGGCATCGGTGAAGCACTGCCATTCCGGAATGAAACGTTTGATTTTATCTCCATGGGTTACGCGCTGCGGCATGTCGAAGATCTCGGCAGGCTTTTCGCGGAGTTCCACCGTGTGTTGTCCGAAAAGGGCCGGGTTCTGATTCTGGAGATTACGCGCCCTTTGTCGCGAGCGGGCTTTGGCCTGATGCGATTTTACATGCGCCGCTTGATGCCATTGCTTACGCGGCTGGGCACCCGGCATCGCGACTCGGCCCGGCTCATGGAGTACTACTGGGCCACCATTGCCGAGTGTGTTCCTCCTGCTTCGATTCTTTCGGCGTTGTCCTGCGCGGGATTTGTGGACGTGGCGCGTCGGACCACCGGCCGTGTTCTCAGCGAGTATCAGGGGACAAAAAAATAAGATCAGGCGACCAGCGTCTCGGCGCGCCGGGCGCGGGTCTTGGCCGTCTCCGCCAGTTTTTGGTGGTAATGATCGGCGAGACTCCGCTCTGAGGGCTTCAATTCTTCGGCAGCAATCGCGGAAAGAATCCGCTCCTCGGTCATTATGAAGCGGTCCCGTTTGTAGAGCAGATAATCCTCGCGCAGATCGGGCGGCGTCAGGTTGATGGTGACGAGGTTCGCGCCGGTGCGGAGGCCCCGACGGTAACCGCTGCCGGGCTCGGCGATGTTGAGCGCGCTGACCGCCGGGATCACCCAGTCCGGTCGCATGAGGCGGAGCGCCGCCATACAATTCAGCGTCAAATCAACGTTGGCCGTGGGGGAAGACGCCAGTGGCGTCTCATTGCCCGGAATGAACGGGCTGACGCTGCAACCGTCCAGCGGCAGTTCGCGGGCCAGAGCGAAATTCGCCAGCAGGGCGTCCGCGCTTTCACCGGGCAGTCCGGCGATGAAGCCGGAGCTGACGTTCCAGCCGTTTGCCGCCAGCAGGCGGATGTGTTCGATCCGTTCCGCCAGAGTTCCCGGCGCCTCCATCCGTGCGTAGAGTTCCGGGTCGGCGATTTCGAATTTAATGATGTAAATGGATGCGCCTGCGGATTTGAGCTCATCGTAAATTGGAGGGTTCAACGTGCCCAGGCACACGCTGATCCCGACCGGGGTTTCACGACGCAGAATCCGGATGAGCGGCAAAACCACTTCACGGACGGCAACGGGATCTTCCCCGGTCTGAATGTTGATGTCGGTGATGCTCGCCGGACGATGATGGACGAGCAGGTCTGCCAGTTGGTCGAGCCGGGCGCGATGTCGGGACAGGTCGCGATTCCCGCGCCGCATGCCGCAGTAGGAGCAGTTCTCGCGGCAGAAATTGGAGACCTCGACAACACCGCGCAGGAAAACAGTGCGTCCGAATTCATTGGAGAACGCGTTTGCGGCGCGTTCATGAAAGGCAAGCTGGGCCTTGCCACGCGAATGCAGGATGCCGGTCGTCGGGAAAAACGGCTCGTCAATCACCGCCTCAGTTAAAACGGTCTGTGAACCAAGCGCAAACCAATTTCAGAGGGTGTCGTCCGCCGTCCGTGCGGCCCCCGGCGCGGAGCGGAATTGACACCCTGGACCCGGCCCGCCAAGAATCAACCCGGTCGACCTGACCAAACTGGATCGAACGATCTCGCGCCCGGAATGGTCTTATCGACATGTGACCTCCCTAACTGAGGCTGTGAAACCAATCTTACCATGGTGCGTTGCTCTCGCGTTGCTGGCGGCGTTGACTCTCGTTTACCGGCGTGAGAAGGAGAGCGACGAGTCCAAACTGATGCAGCTCCGGCAGGACAATGACCAACTGTCCGCGCTGCGGGCCGAAAACGAGGAATTGAAAAGGGTCCGGGTGCAGGTGGAGGAGCTGGCCCGTTTGCGCAAAGAGAACGAGGAACTTCACCGCTTGCGCAACGAAGTCCACCAGTTGCGCTCGGAGAAGCAAGAGGCGTCCAAACCGGGGTTCTCCGCCCCGGACGCCGCGCAAGCGAAAGCCAACGCAGTGACACAGCAACAGATGCAGCAGCAACTCCAGCAGCTTCTCGCCGAGAACGACCGGTTGCGCGCGGAAAACCAGCGATTCGTGCAGGCGGGTATCGACGCGCAGGTCGGCGCCCAGGCCAGTGCCTGCGTCAACAACCTCCGCCAGATTGACGGCGCAAAACAGCAGTGGGCGTTGGAGAACAAAAAGACCGCCGATGCGGTTCCGAGCGTGCAGGACCTGTTGCCGTACTTCAAAGGCGAGACTTTTCCGGTTTGTCCTTCCGGCGGCGCCTACGCTGTAAACGGCGTCAGCCTGCCGCCGACTTGCTCGGTCGCCGGCCACGTGCTTCCGCAGTGATCGCGCAGGCGGCGCCAGCCCGGTTCATTCGCAACCAACGATCAGATCTTCTTTGGTTGAGCGACCGCAACCACCAGAGCGTCCGCGTCCAGGTATTTCGCCGCCACCGAGCGGATTTCATCCTGAGTCACCGCTTCGTATTTTGTGTCCTCGGTGTCGGCGTTGGTGTACCCGAGGCCGTAGAGCTCGT from Candidatus Angelobacter sp. includes:
- a CDS encoding tryptophan 7-halogenase: MTALPQRPPNYDVVVVGGALAGAATAILLLREQPKLRVLIVEKAAAFARRVGEATVEVSGYFLSRVLGLTQHLNEAHLVKQGMRFWFFNGQTKSLADCSEIGGRYLARVPAYQVDRAVLDEEVLRRACALGAELWRPANVGRIVLNAGGEQTVEVKRHERTESVRARWVVDASGIAAVLARQEGWWRPNTAHPTTAVWARWTGVKDWDGLELAGKFPDWAKTCHGIRATATNHFTGDGWWAWCIPLKGGDVSVGVVFDQRRVHWPEGGQLGDRLKHFLRQHPVAREILDDATWREGDVHWRKNLAYWSTIFAGDGFALVGDASAFLDPLYSPGMDWVSFTASASAKLILSQQRGEDIAAALAKHNRDFAQSYQRWSTALYLDKYEYLGEYDLMRLAFLLDLGLYYLGVASQPYKYGAAALSEPVFASPVSAPFFHLMRLYNRRLARIARRRRERGRLGRRNAGRSFMFKGYTFSRSSVLPVFSALAGWLLLEIREGWRSWGRPRVAEKQPDRLLIPVGGTTPHQ
- a CDS encoding class I SAM-dependent methyltransferase, whose amino-acid sequence is MITDKNEQIPARLAPHRPLTEFYPTAAQRARYVGDLFDRAAGDYDWMSGAMSWGTDRRYRRSALRQAGLRPGLRVLDVATGTGLVAQAALDLGIPADDLTGLDPSRGMLSENQRRHAYQLMQGIGEALPFRNETFDFISMGYALRHVEDLGRLFAEFHRVLSEKGRVLILEITRPLSRAGFGLMRFYMRRLMPLLTRLGTRHRDSARLMEYYWATIAECVPPASILSALSCAGFVDVARRTTGRVLSEYQGTKK
- a CDS encoding radical SAM protein, with the translated sequence MIDEPFFPTTGILHSRGKAQLAFHERAANAFSNEFGRTVFLRGVVEVSNFCRENCSYCGMRRGNRDLSRHRARLDQLADLLVHHRPASITDINIQTGEDPVAVREVVLPLIRILRRETPVGISVCLGTLNPPIYDELKSAGASIYIIKFEIADPELYARMEAPGTLAERIEHIRLLAANGWNVSSGFIAGLPGESADALLANFALARELPLDGCSVSPFIPGNETPLASSPTANVDLTLNCMAALRLMRPDWVIPAVSALNIAEPGSGYRRGLRTGANLVTINLTPPDLREDYLLYKRDRFIMTEERILSAIAAEELKPSERSLADHYHQKLAETAKTRARRAETLVA